The region TCAAGTTGGGATGGCCGGCGGAATCTTTTCAAGCTTCTTTAGCGGCGAAGGTTTAATCACCCGCGTTAACGGGCCCGGTCGAATTTACATGCAATCTCGATCCTTCGACGGATTAGCGGCCTGGACCAATTCGCACCTGTGGTAGTGAGCCTGTATTGGGCGTAGTCGCAATCAACCAACAACCGGGTTAGCAACCTTTTCGAGTTAGCAATATGCAGTACGAACTGTTATCACGACCGGCGATGACCGTTGCCAAGTTGACCTTGGCCGCGGGAGAAACGGTGACGTGTGAAGTCGGCGCGATGATCGCGATGAACGGCGGCTTTAACGTCGAAACGACCAGCCGAAAGAAAGGCGGCGGTGGCGGAATCGCCAAAGGGCTCAAGCGGATGTTCGCGGGGGAAAACTTTTTCCTCAACCACTTCACCGCGACACAGCATGATCAATCGCTGATCATCGGGCCGCAGCTGCTGGGCGACATCATGTACTACCAAATGACCGGCGGTACGCTAATCGTACAAGGTTCTAGTTGGTTGGCGTCATCGACAAGCATCGACATCGATGCAACCTGGCAGGGCCTGGGAAAAGCTCTCTTCAGTGGTGAGAGCATGTTCTGGGTCAAGTGCAGTGGCGTCGGCGACTTGTTGCTAAACAGTTTTGGCGCGATCCACTGCGTTGAGGTTAACGGCGAGTACGTTGTCGACACCGGGCACATCGTCGCTTTCGAAGACACATTGCAGTTCCGTATCGGAAAGGCCAGCAAGAGTCTCGTGGGCAGCGTTTTG is a window of Stieleria sp. JC731 DNA encoding:
- a CDS encoding TIGR00266 family protein; the encoded protein is MQYELLSRPAMTVAKLTLAAGETVTCEVGAMIAMNGGFNVETTSRKKGGGGGIAKGLKRMFAGENFFLNHFTATQHDQSLIIGPQLLGDIMYYQMTGGTLIVQGSSWLASSTSIDIDATWQGLGKALFSGESMFWVKCSGVGDLLLNSFGAIHCVEVNGEYVVDTGHIVAFEDTLQFRIGKASKSLVGSVLGGEGLVCKFSGQGKLYFQSHNPPSFGKLLGPKLKPR